Proteins found in one Mucilaginibacter gracilis genomic segment:
- a CDS encoding TonB family protein, with amino-acid sequence MNLIHYLLEANLYLAAFFMLYVLFLRSETLYQLNRAYLLITSLIAFVIPLLQLGILKPVGNALADTGTISIDDGLTNVTVLPAVTQANTQLQTAKWTLADYELAIYVTVTLALFAYLVFKIVKLIALSKKGTATRKDNFTVIEIPGQNVAFSFFGYLFVNTELLSSQTILHHEEVHIRQRHSWDVIYFELIKIINWFNPVVYLMQRSLKEVHEFIADQQVANNETGAADYADFLISNVYGLTPNQITNSFFNKNLLKRRIIMLYQKKSGRAARLKYLLTLPLLAGLLCLSTMAFTNKNYGWLDLAPKTPFSNLQKSKTAVTDTTDEYTKGWNDAARDYKNGKALNEPQTNVSDTTPHSKTAGKALADTTKSNLIFNAVEHQPQFPGGEEGFKNFLIANIRYPKAAKDAKVSGRVFVQFIIEKDGSLSGLKVLRDPGMGLGDEAVRVLQLSPKWAPGVQSGKTVRVQYTVPVNFALDDDKPIVVKESNPPVPQLANIQPNDGGPPVYNSVEILPLFPGGLRAFQNFLTTNIRYPAAAKVTGVQGRVFVQFIVEKDGSLSNMKVLRDPGSGLGDEAVRVLSLSPKWVAGTNKGQTVRTAYTVPVNFALTDNNAPKDINALYKYVQTHVRYPAQAKENNIQGRVFAAFTVDADKKIQNVLILRAPDKSIADEVTRVITNCGVLSDGKLNTTYTIPVNFSINYDNYKTDAPKPVNAQPVTNKYEPNNNEKVTLNEVVVTTYPTVK; translated from the coding sequence ATGAACCTGATACACTATTTATTAGAGGCTAACCTATATCTGGCCGCCTTTTTTATGCTTTATGTTTTGTTTTTAAGAAGCGAAACGCTGTATCAACTCAACCGCGCCTACCTGCTTATAACCAGTTTAATTGCTTTTGTTATTCCGCTACTGCAACTGGGCATTTTAAAACCGGTTGGCAATGCGTTGGCCGATACCGGCACAATATCAATTGACGATGGGTTAACCAATGTAACGGTTTTACCTGCCGTTACGCAAGCAAATACACAATTGCAAACCGCCAAATGGACATTAGCCGATTATGAGTTAGCTATTTATGTAACCGTTACCTTGGCATTGTTTGCTTACCTCGTTTTTAAAATTGTTAAACTTATTGCATTATCAAAAAAAGGAACTGCAACACGTAAGGATAATTTTACGGTGATTGAAATTCCCGGTCAAAATGTGGCCTTCTCGTTTTTTGGGTACTTGTTTGTAAATACCGAATTGCTTTCGTCGCAAACCATACTGCACCACGAAGAAGTTCACATCCGGCAAAGGCACTCCTGGGATGTTATTTACTTTGAGCTTATCAAAATCATCAACTGGTTTAACCCCGTTGTTTATTTAATGCAAAGAAGTTTAAAAGAGGTACACGAATTTATTGCCGACCAGCAAGTAGCCAATAATGAAACCGGAGCGGCAGACTATGCCGATTTTTTAATCAGCAATGTTTATGGCTTAACGCCCAACCAAATAACCAATTCGTTTTTCAATAAAAACCTGTTAAAAAGAAGAATAATTATGTTGTATCAAAAAAAATCGGGCAGGGCTGCAAGGCTTAAATACCTGCTAACCCTACCGCTGTTAGCAGGGTTATTATGCCTTTCAACAATGGCATTCACCAATAAAAACTATGGCTGGCTTGATTTGGCTCCTAAAACACCTTTTTCAAATCTACAAAAATCCAAAACCGCAGTAACCGACACTACCGACGAGTATACTAAAGGATGGAATGACGCTGCGCGGGACTACAAAAATGGAAAAGCCCTTAATGAGCCGCAAACCAACGTTAGCGATACAACACCACATAGTAAAACTGCCGGTAAGGCATTGGCCGATACCACTAAAAGCAACCTTATATTTAATGCTGTTGAACATCAGCCGCAATTTCCGGGTGGCGAAGAAGGTTTTAAAAATTTTTTAATAGCAAACATCAGATACCCAAAAGCGGCTAAAGATGCCAAGGTATCCGGACGGGTATTTGTACAGTTTATTATTGAAAAAGACGGAAGTTTAAGCGGCCTTAAAGTACTGCGCGACCCCGGTATGGGTTTAGGCGACGAAGCTGTTAGGGTACTGCAACTATCGCCAAAATGGGCACCGGGCGTGCAAAGCGGCAAAACTGTTAGGGTACAATACACGGTACCTGTTAACTTTGCGCTGGATGACGACAAGCCTATTGTTGTTAAAGAATCAAACCCGCCCGTGCCGCAACTTGCCAATATTCAGCCGAATGATGGTGGCCCGCCAGTTTATAACTCAGTTGAAATACTGCCCCTTTTCCCCGGTGGTTTACGCGCCTTTCAGAATTTTTTAACAACAAACATAAGGTATCCGGCTGCCGCCAAAGTAACAGGCGTACAAGGCCGTGTATTTGTACAGTTTATTGTTGAAAAAGATGGCTCGCTATCAAATATGAAAGTATTGCGCGACCCTGGTAGTGGCCTGGGCGATGAAGCAGTACGCGTATTAAGTTTATCACCAAAATGGGTTGCCGGTACAAACAAAGGACAAACGGTTAGAACGGCGTATACCGTACCTGTAAATTTTGCTTTGACCGATAATAACGCGCCTAAGGATATAAATGCTTTATATAAATATGTGCAGACACATGTACGCTATCCGGCTCAAGCCAAAGAAAACAACATACAAGGCCGGGTATTTGCAGCATTTACGGTTGATGCCGATAAAAAAATACAAAATGTGTTGATATTGCGGGCACCCGATAAATCAATAGCCGACGAAGTGACAAGGGTAATAACAAACTGTGGTGTTTTAAGCGATGGTAAACTCAACACAACCTATACTATACCGGTAAACTTTAGCATCAATTATGATAATTACAAAACCGATGCACCTAAACCGGTAAACGCCCAGCCCGTAACTAACAAATACGAGCCTAACAATAATGAAAAAGTGACCTTAAACGAGGTAGTTGTTACTACCTACCCAACCGTTAAATAG
- a CDS encoding glycosyltransferase codes for MEVIKEIFFVVLQVCFITQLYFLIANHRRLASYKPSGDAPVSNLPISVIISARNEHDNLKNNLPIILDQDYPDYEVVVVNDCSSDMSDYLLLEYEKQYPKLKVVTVTEHPRFKTGKKFALTMGIKAAKNEHLLFTDADCEPVSGRWIARMADKFKGKTAIVLGYSPYKRQRGLLNLFIRFETLKTAINYLSAALNGEAYMGIGRNMAYTKTLFFANKGFAAHMHVMAGDDDLFVNQNATSQNVDIEIHRDAHILSSPKETFRSYYRQKKRHMGVGKLYKNKHRRFLSFDAISGFVFYALLIYLAVVSYLPWMLLGVFMFRLIFQVAIYNNIYKKLSCADLIWYLPFFDIIYYIYLNLFGLLGTFTKTKQWK; via the coding sequence TTGGAAGTTATAAAAGAAATATTTTTCGTCGTTCTTCAGGTCTGTTTTATTACTCAACTTTATTTTTTAATAGCCAATCACAGGCGGTTGGCATCCTATAAACCATCCGGTGATGCTCCGGTTAGTAACCTGCCCATATCTGTAATTATCTCGGCACGTAACGAGCACGATAATTTAAAAAATAACCTGCCCATAATTTTAGATCAGGATTACCCCGACTACGAAGTTGTTGTTGTTAACGATTGCTCGTCGGATATGTCGGACTATTTATTGCTCGAGTACGAAAAGCAATACCCAAAACTCAAAGTAGTTACCGTAACCGAGCATCCCCGTTTTAAAACCGGCAAAAAGTTTGCATTAACAATGGGTATAAAGGCCGCTAAAAATGAGCACCTGCTATTTACCGATGCCGATTGCGAACCAGTATCCGGAAGGTGGATAGCCCGCATGGCCGACAAATTTAAAGGCAAAACGGCAATAGTTTTAGGATACTCGCCCTATAAACGGCAGCGTGGGCTTTTAAATTTGTTTATCAGGTTCGAAACCTTAAAAACCGCCATAAATTATTTATCGGCAGCGTTAAACGGTGAAGCTTATATGGGTATAGGCCGCAACATGGCCTATACTAAAACTTTGTTTTTTGCCAACAAAGGCTTTGCGGCGCACATGCATGTTATGGCCGGCGACGACGATTTATTTGTTAATCAAAACGCTACAAGCCAGAATGTGGATATAGAGATACACCGTGATGCCCACATCCTTAGTAGCCCTAAAGAAACGTTTAGAAGCTATTACCGGCAAAAAAAGCGGCACATGGGCGTGGGTAAGCTTTATAAAAATAAACATAGGCGTTTTTTAAGTTTTGATGCCATAAGCGGTTTTGTGTTTTACGCCCTGCTTATTTATTTGGCGGTAGTGAGTTACCTGCCGTGGATGCTGCTGGGGGTATTTATGTTCCGTCTTATTTTTCAGGTTGCCATCTATAACAACATCTATAAAAAATTAAGCTGTGCCGATTTAATTTGGTACCTGCCTTTTTTTGATATTATTTATTACATATACCTAAACTTGTTTGGCTTATTGGGTACCTTTACCAAAACTAAGCAATGGAAGTAA
- a CDS encoding RNA polymerase sigma factor, producing MEVNANFSDNAKNDFRLVNRAREGDQKAYADLMHRYKDSIYFMALKMVNNKEDAMDLTVETFAKAFEKLDKYQPDYAFSTWLFRVGTNNCIDFIRKKKLNTLSINGMVDEDGDDRPLQIKSDTLNPEEMSMKREQTQLLKLLIDSLPPRYRNLIVLRYFDEQSYEEIAEQLDLPLGTVKAQLFRARYLLGNIVNARNRDDI from the coding sequence ATGGAAGTAAATGCAAATTTTTCTGATAATGCTAAAAACGACTTTAGGTTAGTTAATAGAGCTCGTGAAGGGGACCAGAAAGCGTATGCCGACCTGATGCACCGTTATAAGGACTCTATTTACTTTATGGCCCTTAAAATGGTTAACAATAAGGAGGATGCAATGGACCTTACCGTGGAAACTTTTGCCAAAGCCTTTGAAAAACTGGATAAGTACCAGCCCGACTACGCCTTTAGTACCTGGCTGTTTAGGGTAGGTACCAATAACTGTATCGATTTTATCCGGAAAAAAAAGTTGAATACCTTATCGATAAACGGGATGGTTGATGAGGACGGCGACGACAGGCCGTTGCAAATTAAATCGGACACGCTTAACCCGGAAGAAATGTCGATGAAGCGGGAGCAAACCCAGTTGCTTAAACTTTTGATAGATAGCCTGCCTCCCCGTTATCGTAACTTGATTGTATTGCGCTACTTCGACGAACAATCGTACGAGGAAATTGCCGAACAACTCGACTTGCCTTTAGGCACTGTTAAAGCGCAGTTATTTAGAGCAAGGTATTTATTGGGTAACATTGTAAACGCACGTAACCGCGATGACATCTGA
- a CDS encoding SixA phosphatase family protein, translating into MKRLMIVRHAKSDWDDASLSDFERPLNHRGKQAAPDMAARLLKDGIIPQYLLSSPALRAKTTADIFAKTLGLAQPSYNKAIYEASYPTLLNMVNNLPNAYNFVAIFRHNPGLSNLLFNLTGELYDMPTCTVAIIDFEFDFWNMVSADTGTITYYDYPKNGD; encoded by the coding sequence ATGAAAAGGTTAATGATAGTTCGGCACGCCAAGTCCGACTGGGACGATGCGAGTTTAAGTGATTTTGAGCGACCGCTAAACCACCGGGGCAAACAAGCCGCGCCAGATATGGCAGCAAGGTTGCTAAAGGATGGCATCATTCCGCAATATTTGTTAAGCAGCCCGGCATTGAGGGCCAAAACAACGGCCGATATTTTCGCCAAAACACTTGGCCTTGCGCAACCATCGTATAATAAAGCTATTTACGAGGCAAGCTACCCTACCCTGCTTAACATGGTAAACAATTTGCCCAATGCTTATAATTTTGTAGCCATTTTTAGGCACAACCCTGGTTTAAGCAACCTGCTGTTTAACCTTACCGGCGAACTGTACGACATGCCAACCTGCACAGTTGCCATAATTGATTTCGAATTTGATTTTTGGAACATGGTAAGCGCCGATACCGGAACAATAACCTACTACGATTATCCCAAAAACGGAGATTAA
- the tgt gene encoding tRNA guanosine(34) transglycosylase Tgt, which produces MKFKLTANDPLSKARAGEITTDHGTIQTPIFMPVGTAGTVKAVHQRELKNDIEAQIILGNTYHLYLRPGLDTLEKAGGLHKFNGWDGPILTDSGGYQVYSLTEVRKIKEEGVTFRSHIDGSKHLFTPENVMDIQRTIGADIIMAFDECTPYPCEYGYARRSLDMTHRWLKRCCDRFDSTEPKYGYSQTFFPIVQGSVYKDLRMKSAEVIASFEREGNAIGGLSVGEPAEEMYAMTEVVCDILPKEKPRYLMGVGTPVNLLENIALGIDMFDCVMPTRNGRNGMLFTKNGIINIKNEKWKNDFSPVDEDSDLFADISYSKAYLRHLIHSGEMLGAQIATLHNLHFYLWLVKQAREKIIAGNFYDWKNSMVKSLAQRL; this is translated from the coding sequence ATGAAATTCAAATTAACAGCAAATGATCCGCTTTCAAAGGCCCGTGCCGGCGAAATAACTACAGATCATGGTACCATACAAACGCCTATTTTTATGCCTGTGGGCACTGCAGGCACAGTTAAAGCCGTTCACCAGCGCGAATTAAAGAACGATATTGAGGCGCAAATAATTTTAGGCAACACCTACCATTTATACTTGAGGCCCGGTTTAGATACGCTTGAAAAGGCAGGCGGCCTGCATAAATTTAACGGCTGGGACGGCCCGATATTAACTGATAGCGGCGGCTACCAGGTGTATTCGCTCACAGAAGTTCGTAAAATTAAGGAAGAGGGCGTAACGTTTCGTTCGCATATTGATGGTTCAAAACACCTGTTTACGCCCGAGAATGTGATGGATATACAGCGCACCATTGGCGCCGATATTATTATGGCCTTTGATGAGTGTACCCCCTACCCTTGCGAATATGGCTACGCGCGCCGAAGTTTAGATATGACTCACCGCTGGTTAAAACGCTGCTGCGACAGGTTTGACAGCACCGAACCTAAATACGGCTACAGCCAAACATTTTTCCCTATTGTGCAAGGTTCGGTTTATAAAGACCTCAGGATGAAATCTGCCGAGGTTATAGCATCCTTTGAGCGCGAAGGCAATGCCATAGGCGGCCTATCGGTAGGCGAACCGGCCGAAGAAATGTACGCCATGACCGAAGTGGTGTGCGATATATTACCGAAAGAAAAACCGCGTTATTTAATGGGCGTAGGTACACCCGTTAATTTGCTGGAAAATATAGCACTCGGTATTGATATGTTTGATTGTGTTATGCCTACCCGCAATGGCCGCAACGGCATGTTGTTTACCAAAAATGGTATTATCAATATTAAGAACGAGAAGTGGAAAAACGATTTTTCGCCGGTTGATGAAGACAGCGACCTTTTTGCCGATATAAGCTATTCAAAAGCTTATCTTCGTCATCTGATACATTCGGGCGAGATGTTGGGCGCACAAATAGCTACCCTGCATAACCTGCATTTTTACTTGTGGCTGGTTAAACAAGCCCGCGAAAAAATAATTGCAGGTAATTTTTACGATTGGAAAAACAGCATGGTTAAATCACTTGCGCAACGTTTATAA
- a CDS encoding BlaI/MecI/CopY family transcriptional regulator: MKKTIKELTKAEEQVMRILWQLKEAIVKDVVEQMPEPKPAYNTVSTVVRVLETKGFIDHKAYGNSHVYFPVISEDNYKKFAFDKIMNNYFSNSYQSLVSFLVNEKNMSVNELEELTKLAQNLKNKKP, encoded by the coding sequence ATGAAGAAAACCATCAAAGAACTCACCAAGGCAGAAGAACAAGTAATGCGCATACTATGGCAACTTAAAGAAGCCATTGTAAAAGATGTTGTTGAACAAATGCCGGAGCCCAAACCGGCTTATAACACCGTTTCTACCGTAGTACGAGTGTTAGAAACCAAGGGATTTATTGATCATAAAGCATACGGTAATTCGCATGTGTATTTCCCGGTGATAAGCGAAGACAATTATAAAAAGTTTGCCTTCGATAAAATCATGAATAACTACTTCAGTAACTCGTACCAAAGTTTGGTTTCGTTTTTAGTGAACGAAAAAAACATGAGCGTTAACGAACTGGAAGAATTAACCAAACTGGCCCAAAACCTCAAAAACAAAAAGCCATGA
- the rsmG gene encoding 16S rRNA (guanine(527)-N(7))-methyltransferase RsmG, whose translation MTSDIINKHFDNLTNPQQSQYAQLFDLYTYWNSQINVISRKDIDLLFERHVLHSLGIAKVMQFLPGEQVLDVGTGGGFPGIPLAIMFPQTQFHLVDSIGKKIKVVQEVASALGLDNVKASHNRAEEVSGKFDFVVSRAVTQLKDFYPWVKNKFNKTSNNTLPNGILYLKGGDLKQEIAESGLKVRQFQLKDYFNEEFFETKQVIYVKGIV comes from the coding sequence ATGACATCTGACATTATTAACAAACACTTCGATAACTTAACCAACCCGCAGCAAAGCCAATACGCCCAACTGTTTGATTTATATACCTATTGGAACAGCCAAATTAACGTTATATCCCGTAAGGATATTGATTTGCTGTTTGAACGCCATGTGCTGCACTCGTTAGGAATTGCCAAAGTAATGCAGTTTTTACCCGGCGAACAAGTGTTGGATGTTGGCACAGGCGGCGGTTTCCCCGGCATACCTTTAGCCATTATGTTTCCGCAAACCCAATTTCATTTGGTTGATTCTATAGGGAAAAAAATTAAAGTAGTGCAGGAAGTTGCCAGTGCCCTGGGATTGGATAACGTAAAGGCATCACACAACCGCGCCGAAGAGGTGAGCGGGAAGTTTGATTTTGTGGTATCGCGTGCGGTAACGCAGCTTAAAGATTTTTATCCCTGGGTTAAAAATAAGTTTAACAAAACATCAAACAACACCCTCCCTAACGGAATACTTTACCTTAAAGGCGGCGATTTAAAACAAGAAATTGCCGAATCTGGTTTAAAGGTTCGGCAATTTCAACTGAAAGATTACTTTAACGAGGAGTTTTTTGAAACCAAGCAAGTTATCTACGTAAAGGGAATAGTTTAA
- a CDS encoding porin family protein yields MRKLFLTLNLIFIVATFAFGQKVQYGLKAGFGFATQDIDNQDVSANSVTTYYINGYADLHLKSKFYLQAGIGVLGKGAKQYQNAQTNTITLTYLEVPATLLYKIDLPTLGKIYVGAGPYAAMGLSGNNQLENVNTTSGSSITFGNDGGYKKVDYGVNFATGLELNNHLTFNMRYSLGLNNIATDNDPVNTNTNSVKNQIFTIGLGFWL; encoded by the coding sequence ATGCGTAAACTATTTTTAACCCTGAATTTAATATTTATTGTTGCTACCTTTGCGTTTGGGCAAAAAGTACAATATGGCCTTAAAGCCGGCTTTGGCTTTGCAACGCAGGATATTGACAATCAGGATGTATCTGCAAATTCGGTAACAACCTACTACATAAACGGCTATGCCGATTTGCACCTTAAAAGTAAATTTTATTTACAAGCCGGCATTGGTGTATTGGGCAAAGGCGCAAAGCAATACCAAAATGCGCAAACCAATACCATTACCCTAACCTATCTGGAAGTACCTGCAACCCTTTTATATAAAATTGATTTGCCAACCTTAGGCAAAATATATGTAGGTGCAGGGCCATATGCAGCTATGGGTTTGAGTGGCAATAACCAGTTAGAAAACGTAAATACAACATCGGGAAGCAGCATTACTTTTGGTAATGATGGGGGCTATAAAAAGGTGGATTACGGCGTAAACTTTGCAACCGGCCTTGAGCTAAATAACCATTTAACGTTTAACATGCGCTATAGTTTAGGCCTTAACAATATAGCCACTGATAACGACCCGGTAAACACTAATACCAACAGTGTTAAAAACCAAATTTTTACTATTGGTTTAGGTTTTTGGCTTTAA
- the dprA gene encoding DNA-processing protein DprA, which yields MSTLHQIALTFTKNIGDHLAKVLVSYCGSAEAVFEAPVKKLMQIPGISTKTIAQLNFKDALERARRELDFIERNDIKVMFYGDAAYPKRLKNCNDAPALLYYKGTANLNEARIISVVGTRNATDYGKQLCRELIDDLKAYDVIIVSGLAYGIDVTAHKECLRAGIPTVGVLAHGLDRIYPAQNKPIADKMLGNGGLLTDFPSGTTPDRENFPKRNRIVAGMADATIVVEASIKGGALITAEIANSYNRDVFAFPGRITDEFSTGCNFLIRNNKAALLTSGADLAYILGWEKLDGNTKQQAQLTLPIDLSANELLVFETIKQNAGMLGIDDLAFKTNLPLSQLAMNLLNLEMQGFVNSLPGKAYTINH from the coding sequence ATGTCAACACTCCACCAAATTGCCTTAACGTTTACCAAAAATATTGGCGACCATTTAGCTAAGGTTTTAGTAAGTTATTGCGGCAGTGCCGAAGCTGTATTTGAGGCTCCGGTTAAAAAACTGATGCAGATACCCGGCATCAGCACAAAAACCATTGCGCAGTTAAATTTTAAGGATGCGCTTGAACGTGCCCGCAGGGAGCTGGATTTTATTGAGCGGAACGATATTAAGGTGATGTTTTATGGCGATGCCGCTTATCCCAAAAGGTTAAAAAACTGTAATGATGCCCCGGCCCTGTTGTATTATAAAGGTACTGCCAATTTAAATGAGGCGCGTATCATCAGCGTAGTGGGCACCCGTAACGCCACCGATTATGGCAAACAACTTTGCCGCGAATTGATTGACGACCTTAAAGCTTACGATGTAATTATAGTAAGCGGGCTTGCTTATGGTATTGACGTAACGGCCCACAAAGAATGCTTACGGGCCGGCATACCCACTGTTGGTGTACTGGCCCACGGGCTCGACCGTATTTATCCCGCACAAAATAAGCCAATTGCCGATAAAATGCTTGGCAATGGTGGCCTGCTAACCGATTTTCCGTCGGGCACTACGCCCGATAGGGAAAACTTTCCTAAACGTAACCGCATAGTTGCCGGCATGGCCGATGCTACCATTGTTGTTGAGGCAAGCATTAAAGGCGGAGCTCTGATAACTGCCGAAATTGCAAATTCGTACAACAGGGATGTATTTGCCTTTCCGGGACGTATTACCGATGAGTTTTCAACCGGGTGTAACTTTTTAATCCGCAATAATAAAGCTGCGCTGTTAACATCGGGAGCCGATTTGGCGTATATTTTAGGATGGGAAAAGCTGGACGGTAACACTAAGCAGCAAGCTCAATTAACCCTCCCGATAGACCTATCGGCCAACGAACTTTTGGTGTTTGAAACTATAAAACAAAATGCAGGTATGCTTGGTATTGACGATTTGGCCTTTAAAACCAATTTACCTTTGAGCCAACTGGCCATGAACTTATTAAACCTTGAAATGCAGGGCTTTGTAAACTCATTACCGGGCAAGGCTTATACAATTAACCACTAA
- a CDS encoding TonB family protein: MKTKNSINFIYLFSLLIYSILSFLVLPAFSQATVNDDNKIYTGVEHYPIFPGGEADFAKFLTNTINYPLEAAMQNVKGRVYAQFVVEKDGSLTDIKILREPNNGHSLGEEAIRVLKLSPKWTPGTQDGKNVRVQYVVPINFNIAAPPVQPTSNTVTANGTDVKTFNSFSDTSKRGIYYLSTSHPPFFNGGTQALNDFLKNNIKYPEGIETKHNARVITEFIVETDGSLSNISTLFKDDSTFAKEALRVLKLSPKWSPGIFENKSEKTPQRTLVVLPIDFASKNTPLPEIKTTQDSIDNHLIFTTDDQQPAFPGGEAGFGKFLVDHVRYPALAKERDVTGRVFVQFVVEKDGTLTHLHILRDPGSGLGDETVRVLTLSPPWIPAVKSGQHVRVSYTVPMNYNTAP; encoded by the coding sequence ATGAAAACTAAAAACAGTATCAACTTTATTTACCTTTTCTCTTTACTTATTTACAGCATATTAAGTTTTTTAGTTTTGCCGGCTTTTAGCCAGGCAACAGTTAATGATGATAACAAAATATATACAGGAGTTGAACACTACCCTATTTTTCCGGGTGGCGAAGCAGATTTTGCAAAGTTTTTAACTAATACCATTAATTATCCGCTCGAGGCAGCAATGCAAAATGTAAAGGGCCGTGTATACGCACAATTTGTGGTTGAAAAAGACGGCAGCCTAACCGACATCAAAATATTACGAGAACCCAATAATGGCCACTCACTAGGGGAAGAAGCTATCAGGGTTTTAAAATTATCGCCAAAATGGACACCGGGTACGCAAGACGGAAAAAATGTTAGGGTGCAATATGTTGTGCCCATTAACTTTAATATAGCAGCTCCGCCTGTGCAACCAACATCTAATACAGTTACAGCAAATGGCACGGATGTAAAAACATTTAATTCATTTTCAGACACCTCAAAAAGAGGCATCTATTATCTCAGCACTTCGCACCCGCCATTTTTTAATGGCGGCACGCAGGCGCTTAATGACTTTCTGAAGAACAATATCAAATATCCAGAAGGAATTGAAACGAAACATAACGCCAGGGTTATTACCGAGTTTATTGTGGAGACCGATGGCTCGCTATCAAACATAAGCACGCTATTTAAAGATGATAGTACTTTTGCAAAAGAGGCTCTGCGGGTACTTAAGCTAAGCCCGAAATGGAGCCCGGGCATATTTGAAAACAAAAGCGAGAAAACCCCACAACGGACGTTGGTTGTATTACCGATTGATTTTGCTTCAAAAAACACCCCATTACCCGAAATTAAAACCACACAAGACTCTATCGACAATCATTTAATTTTTACTACCGACGATCAGCAACCGGCTTTTCCGGGTGGGGAAGCAGGCTTTGGTAAGTTTTTAGTCGATCATGTGAGATATCCGGCATTGGCAAAAGAACGTGATGTGACTGGTAGGGTATTCGTTCAATTTGTGGTAGAGAAAGATGGCACATTAACTCATTTGCATATACTACGCGATCCTGGAAGTGGCTTGGGTGATGAAACAGTAAGGGTATTAACACTTTCGCCACCTTGGATACCAGCCGTAAAAAGCGGACAGCATGTGCGTGTATCATATACCGTTCCGATGAATTATAACACCGCACCGTAA